A genomic window from Pocillopora verrucosa isolate sample1 chromosome 7, ASM3666991v2, whole genome shotgun sequence includes:
- the LOC131775223 gene encoding bile acid-CoA:amino acid N-acyltransferase-like has product MITLWPKFSLIDKITKINVVRLKPLQKITLGARVVGDSGQVFDSHAHFIATKHGQVDVCSQPSVGGSYCGVSAMELLWSMKPSPRQRKGIRLVKSDVTKPYKVVLDCFDGHTDPQESSSLQPLSSNTCEKGYMADGVKRILVREGRIRGTLFLPLGDAPFSEVIDLLGGVVGLVEFKASLLASHGFATLALAFLGYEDQPLCPSSINLDYFEEAANWLISHPKELPHGIGMHAISYGSWIALLMASYQIAPIKAVVAISPLVIAFLHPFQLKGRVSDMISLNYNRVVSSEKGSIWRFAQQTDINYMNPTTISKYSAITPVENINCPVMLVSGTDDLNVPTDFTVKFIIDRLKENGKEHLCTNLRYPQAGHLIEPPYSPLWDSSFSKSSKEWCGYPYLAWGGKTVAHARAQEECWPKILHFLRKNLDPVGGEVSCGYGRMEEK; this is encoded by the exons ATGATTACCTTGTGGCCAAAATTCTCACTCATCGACAAAATAACTAAGATTAACGTAGTTCGACTGAAACCACTGCAGAAGATTACACTGGGGGCACGAGTCGTTGGAGATAGCGGGCAGGTGTTTGATTCCCACGCTCACTTCATCGCTACCAAACATGGCCAGGTTGATGTTTGTAGTCAACCGTCTGTTGGTGGATCTTACTGCGGAGTTTCAGCTATGGAACTGTTATGGAGCATGAAACCATCACCTAGACAGAGAAAAGGAATTCGACTGGTAAAATCTGATGTCACTAAACCTTACAAAGTCGTCTTGGACTGTTTTGATGGCCATACGGATCCGCAGGAATCAAGTTCTTTGCAGCCTTTGTCTAGCAATACGTGTGAGAAGGGGTACATGGCGGATGGAGTGAAGAGAATTCTTGTGAGAGAAGGACGAATCCGTggaactctttttcttcctctgggTGATGCACCTTTTTCTG AAGTCATAGATCTGCTTGGTGGTGTAGTCGGTTTGGTGGAATTTAAGGCTTCACTTTTGGCATCTCATGGATTCGCTACTCTTGCTTTGGCCTTCTTGGGCTATGAAGATCAACCATTGTGTCCGTCTTCAATAAACTTGGATTATTTTGAAGAAGCTGCGAACTGGCTTATAAGTCACCCTAAAGAGCTTCCACATGGTATCGGCATGCACGCTATATCCTATGGCTCATGGATTGCGCTGTTGATGGCAAGCTATCAGATCGCACCGATAAAGGCCGTTGTAGCTATTTCACCTCTGGTAATCGCCTTCCTTCACCCTTTCCAATTAAAAGGGAGAGTCTCAGACATGATATCCCTTAATTACAACAGAGTGGTGTCTTCAGAGAAGGGCAGCATCTGGCGTTTCGCCCAACAAACTGACATTAATTACATGAATCCAACAACAATCTCCAAATACTCAGCTATTACACCAGTTGAGAACATCAATTGCCCTGTCATGCTGGTTTCTGGAACTGATGACTTGAACGTCCCCACCGATTTTACAGTAAAGTTCATTATTGATCGCTTGAAGGAGaatggaaaagaacatttgTGCACTAACTTGCGTTATCCCCAAGCGGGACATCTCATCGAACCACCCTACTCTCCTCTTTGGGATTCTTCTTTCAGTAAATCTTCTAAAGAATGGTGTGGTTACCCTTACTTAGCTTGGGGAGGGAAGACTGTTGCACATGCCAGAGCACAAGAAGAATGCTGGCCAAAGATTTTACACTTTTTGCGAAAAAATCTCGATCCCGTGGGCGGCGAAGTCTCGTGCG GATATGGAagaatggaagaaaaatga